The proteins below come from a single Plantactinospora sp. KBS50 genomic window:
- a CDS encoding MFS transporter, translating into MEALLPDKTHGRERPATFREVFAGSEYRALFAASALSWIGDYITKAAVMVLVYQQTSSVALSAAAFAVSYLPWLVGGPLLAAIAERYPYRNVMIICDLLRMVLVALVAIPGMPVWSLLALLFTTTLLTAPAQAARSATMPQILPGDRLVVGLSLNTSTGQAAQVLGYVLGAAIASVQPHYALLLDAATFAASATLIRFGIRFRLPATTGRARRHLLHETGDGFRLVFGRPVLRAIAILVFATTLFAIVPEGLAAGWADERTTTEAGRGLAQALIMASNPLGFIVGSLFVGRLLRPEVRQALVRPLAILAPVALVPALLDPSPIVVAGLSAVCGFAVAGLTPVANGLFVRALPDGYRARAFGVMATGLQITQGGAVLVTGLLADHFRIPMVVGVWSLAGVLLVGLAALYWPSPERFDQAIAAAQREAPGPEAPVLPGQPNGTDQGRPGRQTRPPGSPADAPAH; encoded by the coding sequence ATGGAGGCCCTGTTGCCGGATAAGACGCACGGTCGAGAACGGCCAGCCACCTTCCGCGAGGTGTTCGCCGGGTCCGAATACCGGGCGCTATTCGCCGCATCGGCCCTGTCCTGGATCGGCGACTACATCACCAAGGCCGCCGTGATGGTGCTGGTCTACCAGCAGACCTCGTCGGTGGCGCTCTCCGCCGCGGCCTTCGCGGTGAGCTACCTGCCGTGGCTGGTGGGCGGGCCGCTGCTGGCGGCGATCGCCGAGCGGTATCCGTACCGCAACGTGATGATCATCTGCGATCTGCTCCGGATGGTGCTGGTCGCGCTGGTCGCCATTCCCGGCATGCCGGTCTGGAGCCTGCTCGCGCTGCTGTTCACCACCACCCTGCTCACCGCGCCGGCCCAGGCCGCCCGGTCGGCGACCATGCCGCAGATCCTGCCGGGCGACCGGCTGGTGGTCGGGCTGTCCCTCAACACCAGCACCGGCCAGGCCGCGCAGGTGCTGGGGTACGTGCTGGGCGCGGCGATCGCCTCGGTGCAGCCGCACTACGCGCTGCTGCTGGACGCGGCCACCTTCGCCGCGTCGGCCACGCTCATCCGGTTCGGCATCCGCTTCCGGCTCCCGGCCACCACCGGCCGGGCCCGGCGGCACCTGCTGCACGAGACCGGGGACGGCTTCCGGCTCGTCTTCGGCCGCCCCGTGCTGCGGGCCATCGCGATCCTGGTCTTCGCCACCACCCTCTTCGCGATCGTGCCCGAGGGCCTCGCGGCGGGCTGGGCCGACGAGCGGACCACGACGGAGGCCGGCCGCGGCCTCGCCCAGGCCCTGATCATGGCCAGCAACCCGCTCGGGTTCATCGTCGGCAGCCTGTTCGTGGGCCGGCTGCTGCGGCCGGAGGTACGACAGGCGCTCGTGCGCCCGCTGGCCATCCTGGCGCCGGTCGCCCTGGTGCCGGCCCTGCTGGACCCGTCGCCGATCGTCGTGGCCGGTCTGTCGGCCGTGTGCGGTTTCGCCGTCGCCGGCCTGACTCCGGTCGCGAACGGCCTGTTCGTCCGGGCGCTGCCGGACGGCTACCGGGCTCGGGCCTTCGGGGTGATGGCGACCGGCCTGCAGATCACCCAGGGCGGCGCGGTGCTGGTCACCGGCCTGCTCGCGGACCACTTCCGGATCCCGATGGTGGTCGGGGTGTGGAGTCTGGCCGGCGTGCTCCTGGTCGGCCTCGCCGCCCTGTACTGGCCCAGCCCCGAACGGTTCGACCAGGCCATCGCCGCGGCCCAGCGCGAGGCGCCGGGGCCGGAGGCCCCGGTCCTGCCCGGCCAGCCCAACGGCACGGACCAGGGCCGGCCCGGCCGGCAGACCCGGCCGCCCGGCTCCCCCGCGGACGCCCCGGCGCACTGA
- a CDS encoding globin yields MAWQDGTVNPYGESAQPAPTENFYEAVGGEPTFRKLVDEFYAGVARDPLLRPMYPEEDLAPAADRLALFLIQYWGGPGTYSSQRGHPRLRMRHAPFQVDAAARDAWLHHMRRAVDSLGLPPEQDRTLWDYLERAAYFMVNVAPEV; encoded by the coding sequence ATCGCCTGGCAGGATGGAACGGTGAATCCGTACGGGGAGAGCGCGCAGCCGGCGCCGACCGAGAACTTCTACGAGGCGGTCGGCGGCGAGCCGACCTTCCGCAAGCTCGTCGACGAGTTCTACGCGGGAGTGGCCCGGGATCCCCTGCTGCGCCCGATGTATCCGGAGGAGGATCTGGCGCCCGCCGCGGACCGGCTGGCGCTGTTCCTGATCCAGTACTGGGGCGGGCCGGGCACCTATTCGAGCCAGCGCGGCCACCCCCGGCTGCGGATGCGGCACGCGCCCTTCCAGGTCGACGCCGCGGCCCGGGACGCCTGGCTGCATCACATGCGGCGGGCGGTGGACAGCCTCGGGCTGCCGCCCGAGCAGGACCGCACGCTCTGGGACTACCTGGAGCGGGCCGCGTACTTCATGGTGAACGTCGCGCCGGAGGTCTGA
- a CDS encoding YbjN domain-containing protein yields the protein MTSVDSVLRTGPPAPREPDHDGGAGGRAGAGMTDCPPTARSDRARSDLVIRPQLREAPSGVAPITLARVGMALDRLDMCYLADGGDSLLATWERHALLFSLEGPEDEILVIRARPHSTVPPDWADRAYRAVNEWNHTGRFCKAYVGDPTDRGNLPIYVELQVPFAAGAHDALLVEVVECGARSATEFVDWLHDEGALL from the coding sequence ATGACGTCGGTCGACAGCGTTCTCCGGACCGGTCCTCCCGCACCCCGTGAACCCGACCACGACGGTGGTGCCGGCGGTCGGGCCGGCGCCGGGATGACCGACTGTCCGCCGACCGCACGGTCCGACCGCGCCCGGTCCGACCTGGTGATCCGGCCACAACTGCGGGAGGCGCCGTCCGGGGTCGCGCCGATCACCCTCGCCCGGGTCGGCATGGCGCTGGACCGGCTCGACATGTGCTACCTCGCCGACGGCGGCGACAGCCTGCTGGCCACCTGGGAACGGCACGCGCTGCTGTTCAGCCTGGAGGGCCCGGAGGACGAGATCCTGGTGATCCGGGCACGGCCGCACTCGACCGTCCCGCCGGACTGGGCGGACCGGGCCTACCGCGCGGTCAACGAGTGGAACCACACCGGGCGGTTCTGCAAGGCGTACGTGGGCGACCCCACCGACCGCGGCAACCTGCCCATCTACGTCGAGTTGCAGGTCCCGTTCGCGGCCGGTGCGCACGACGCGCTGCTGGTCGAGGTGGTGGAGTGCGGAGCCCGCTCGGCGACCGAGTTCGTCGACTGGCTGCACGACGAGGGCGCGCTGCTCTGA
- a CDS encoding thioesterase family protein, which produces MTEPVAGSDRRYVHDCVLRWSDLDAYGHVNNARFLTLYEEARVAMLFAGGRAAGLDSFAAGMVIRRHEVDYLRPVDYPMSWPDPDRAPTVRIELWVEDLRAARLTIGYELFAPAPPTGAAGAAGSAGSAGSADPGLVLAGRARSVLVPYDLVRQAPRRLSAEERDFLSRYVVEPVRVDG; this is translated from the coding sequence GTGACTGAACCGGTGGCCGGGTCGGACCGGCGCTACGTGCACGACTGCGTGCTGCGCTGGTCCGACCTGGACGCCTACGGTCACGTCAACAACGCCCGCTTCCTGACCCTCTACGAGGAGGCGCGGGTGGCGATGCTGTTCGCCGGCGGCCGCGCCGCCGGGCTGGACTCGTTCGCCGCCGGGATGGTGATCCGCCGGCACGAGGTCGACTACCTGCGTCCGGTCGACTACCCGATGAGCTGGCCGGATCCGGACCGGGCGCCCACCGTCCGGATCGAGCTGTGGGTGGAGGACCTGCGGGCCGCCCGGCTCACCATCGGCTACGAGCTGTTCGCACCCGCCCCGCCAACCGGTGCTGCCGGTGCTGCCGGCTCCGCCGGTTCTGCCGGTTCCGCCGATCCGGGGCTGGTGCTGGCCGGCCGGGCGCGCTCGGTGCTGGTGCCGTACGACCTGGTCCGTCAGGCGCCGCGCCGGCTGAGCGCGGAGGAACGCGACTTCCTGTCCCGGTACGTCGTCGAGCCGGTCCGGGTCGATGGCTGA
- the ettA gene encoding energy-dependent translational throttle protein EttA — MAQFIYVLDKARKAHGDKVVLDNVTLNFLPGVKIGVVGPNGAGKSSLLKIMAGIDQPSNGEARLMPGFTVGLLAQEPPLNDAKTVLGNVEEAVAETKARLERFNKIAEQMATDYSDELMEEMGRLQEELDHADAWDIDSKLELAMDALRCPPPDADVTQLSGGERRRVALCKLLLEAPDLLLLDEPTNHLDAESVQWLEQHLAKYAGTVIAITHDRYFLDNVANWILELDRGRAYPYEGNYSTYLEKKAARLAVEGRRDAKLKRRLGEELEWVRSNAKARQTKSKARLDRYDEMAAEAEKTRKLDFEEIQIPPGPRLGSLVIEAQELRKAFGDRVLIDDLSFSLPRNGIVGVIGPNGVGKTTLFKTIVGLEEPTSGAVRVGETVSLSYVDQNRQGLAGDKTVWEVVSDGLDYLMVGKVEMPSRAYIAAFGFKGPDQQKPTKVLSGGERNRLNLALTLKMGGNVILLDEPTNDLDVDTLSSLENALLEFPGCAVVISHDRMFLDRVATHMLAWEGDEENPARWFWFEGNFEAYEKNKIERLGDEAARPHRVTYRKLTRD, encoded by the coding sequence GTGGCTCAGTTCATCTACGTGCTGGACAAGGCGCGCAAGGCGCACGGCGACAAGGTCGTGCTGGACAACGTGACGCTGAACTTCCTGCCGGGCGTCAAGATCGGTGTGGTGGGTCCGAACGGCGCCGGCAAGTCCAGCCTGCTCAAGATCATGGCGGGGATCGACCAGCCCAGCAACGGCGAGGCCCGGCTGATGCCGGGGTTCACCGTGGGGCTGCTGGCCCAGGAGCCCCCGCTGAACGACGCCAAGACCGTCCTGGGCAACGTCGAGGAGGCGGTCGCCGAGACCAAGGCCCGGCTGGAGCGGTTCAACAAGATCGCCGAGCAGATGGCCACCGACTACTCGGACGAGCTGATGGAGGAGATGGGCCGGCTCCAGGAGGAGCTGGACCACGCCGACGCCTGGGACATCGACTCCAAGCTCGAACTGGCGATGGACGCGCTGCGCTGCCCGCCGCCGGACGCCGACGTCACCCAGCTCTCGGGCGGGGAGCGCCGCCGGGTGGCGCTGTGCAAGCTGCTGCTGGAGGCGCCCGACCTGCTGCTGCTGGACGAGCCCACCAACCACCTGGACGCCGAGAGCGTGCAGTGGCTGGAGCAGCACCTGGCCAAGTACGCCGGCACGGTCATCGCGATCACCCACGACCGGTACTTCCTGGACAACGTGGCCAACTGGATCCTGGAGCTGGACCGCGGCCGCGCCTACCCGTACGAGGGCAACTACTCGACGTACCTGGAGAAGAAGGCCGCCCGGCTCGCGGTCGAGGGCCGCCGGGACGCCAAGCTCAAGCGGCGGCTCGGCGAGGAACTGGAGTGGGTCCGGTCGAACGCCAAGGCCCGGCAGACCAAGTCCAAGGCCCGGCTGGACCGGTACGACGAGATGGCGGCCGAGGCCGAGAAGACCCGCAAGCTGGACTTCGAGGAGATCCAGATCCCGCCGGGTCCCCGGCTGGGCAGCCTGGTGATCGAGGCGCAGGAGCTGCGGAAGGCGTTCGGCGACCGGGTGCTGATCGACGACCTGAGCTTCTCGCTGCCCCGCAACGGCATCGTCGGGGTGATCGGCCCGAACGGCGTGGGAAAGACCACACTCTTCAAGACCATCGTCGGGCTGGAGGAGCCGACGTCCGGCGCGGTCCGCGTCGGGGAGACGGTCTCGCTGTCGTACGTCGACCAGAACCGGCAGGGCCTGGCCGGTGACAAGACGGTCTGGGAGGTGGTCTCGGACGGGCTCGACTATCTGATGGTCGGCAAGGTCGAGATGCCGTCCCGGGCGTACATCGCGGCCTTCGGGTTCAAGGGTCCGGACCAGCAGAAGCCCACGAAGGTGCTGTCCGGCGGCGAGCGGAACCGGCTCAACCTGGCGCTCACCCTGAAGATGGGCGGCAACGTGATCCTGCTGGACGAGCCGACCAACGACCTGGACGTGGACACGCTGTCGAGCCTGGAGAACGCGCTGCTGGAGTTCCCGGGCTGCGCCGTGGTGATCTCCCACGACCGGATGTTCCTGGACCGGGTGGCCACCCACATGCTCGCCTGGGAGGGCGACGAGGAGAATCCGGCCAGGTGGTTCTGGTTCGAGGGCAACTTCGAGGCGTACGAGAAGAACAAGATCGAGCGGCTCGGGGACGAGGCGGCCCGGCCGCACCGGGTGACGTACCGCAAGCTGACCCGTGACTGA
- a CDS encoding trehalose-6-phosphate synthase: protein MAERSSFVVVANRLPVDEVTTPEGKQWRRSPGGLVTALHPVLVEHQGTWVGWAGGVGAAPEPFQLDGIGLHPVPLSAEELERYYEGQSNATIWPLYHDAVETPAYKRRWREAYRLVNARFAEAAAEVAADGATVWIQDYQLQLVPAMLRELRPDLRIGFFLHIPFPPIELFMQMPLRAEVLRGLLGADLVGFQQRLAAQNFVRLARHLLGLRYEGQMIQVDGRQVKAGAFPISIDVKEMERMAADPAVQARAKQIRAELGDPKTLILGVDRLDYTKGIELRLKAFRELLADGKVTVPETVMVQVATPSRERVEHYQALRVKVEREVGRINGEFGKVGVPAVHYLHQSYSRSELAALYCAADVMMVTPLRDGMNLVAKEYVACRADTGGALVLSEFAGAATELRQAFLCNPHDPDGVKDALLRAVHVDSVEARRRMRLMQRHLRSHDVGHWAQSFLRELGVLETEAA, encoded by the coding sequence GTGGCGGAACGTAGCTCATTCGTGGTCGTGGCCAATCGTCTACCCGTGGACGAGGTGACCACCCCCGAGGGAAAGCAGTGGCGCCGCAGCCCCGGCGGTCTGGTCACCGCCCTGCATCCCGTCCTCGTCGAGCACCAGGGCACCTGGGTCGGCTGGGCCGGGGGCGTGGGTGCCGCGCCGGAGCCGTTCCAGCTCGACGGCATCGGTCTGCACCCGGTCCCGCTCAGCGCCGAGGAGCTGGAGCGCTACTACGAGGGCCAGTCCAACGCGACCATCTGGCCGCTCTACCACGACGCCGTGGAGACCCCGGCCTACAAGCGCCGCTGGCGCGAGGCGTACCGGCTGGTCAACGCCCGGTTCGCGGAGGCCGCGGCGGAGGTGGCGGCCGACGGGGCGACGGTCTGGATCCAGGACTACCAGCTCCAGCTCGTCCCGGCGATGCTCCGCGAGCTGCGCCCGGACCTGCGGATCGGGTTCTTCCTGCACATCCCGTTCCCGCCGATCGAGCTGTTCATGCAGATGCCGCTGCGCGCCGAGGTGCTGCGCGGCCTGCTCGGCGCCGACCTGGTGGGCTTCCAGCAGCGGCTCGCCGCGCAGAACTTCGTCCGGCTGGCCCGGCACCTGCTCGGGCTGCGCTACGAGGGCCAGATGATCCAGGTCGACGGGCGGCAGGTGAAGGCCGGCGCGTTCCCGATCTCCATCGACGTCAAGGAGATGGAGCGGATGGCCGCCGACCCGGCCGTACAGGCCCGGGCCAAGCAGATCCGCGCCGAGCTGGGCGACCCGAAGACCCTCATCCTGGGCGTCGACCGGCTGGACTACACCAAGGGCATCGAGCTGCGCCTCAAGGCGTTCCGGGAACTGCTCGCCGACGGCAAGGTCACCGTGCCGGAGACGGTGATGGTCCAGGTGGCCACGCCCAGTCGGGAGCGGGTCGAGCACTATCAGGCGCTGCGGGTCAAGGTCGAGCGCGAGGTGGGTCGGATCAACGGCGAGTTCGGCAAGGTGGGTGTGCCCGCGGTGCACTACCTGCACCAGTCGTACAGTCGCAGCGAACTGGCCGCGCTGTACTGCGCGGCCGACGTGATGATGGTGACCCCTCTGCGAGACGGAATGAACCTGGTGGCCAAGGAATACGTCGCCTGCCGCGCCGACACCGGTGGCGCGCTCGTGCTGAGTGAGTTCGCGGGCGCCGCGACCGAACTGCGGCAGGCATTTCTGTGTAACCCGCACGACCCGGACGGCGTCAAGGACGCGCTGCTGCGCGCCGTGCACGTGGACAGCGTCGAGGCCCGCCGGCGGATGCGGCTGATGCAGCGGCACCTGCGCTCGCACGACGTCGGCCACTGGGCCCAGTCGTTCCTGCGTGAGCTGGGCGTCCTGGAGACGGAAGCGGCGTGA
- a CDS encoding nicotinate-nucleotide--dimethylbenzimidazole phosphoribosyltransferase — protein sequence MLSEILAAIRPPDEAAMAQARELQARLTKPAGSLGALEELSVRLAGLAGTCPPPLAAPAAVAVFAGDHGVHAQGVTPWPQEVTAQMVANFLAGGAVVNALARQAGAAVRVVDVGVATPLADAGEPVTANSAAPDPAVPDPAAPDPAAPDPAAPDPAVPDPIVADPVAPGPSLADPVAPARFVPARVRAGTRDMTTGAALTRDEVLAAVAAGAATATELVDAGVAVLLTGDMGIANTTPAAALIAAFTGTGAAEVTGRGTGVDDPTYRRKVAVVDAALARHRPDPADPLGVLAAFGGLEHAALTGFILAGAARRTPVILDGVSTVAAALAAVSLAPQSRAALVAGHRSVEPGATIGLRQLRLDPLIDLGMRLGEGSGALLALPVLAGAVRVLREVATFDAAGVSEK from the coding sequence ATGCTGTCGGAGATCCTGGCCGCGATCCGCCCGCCGGACGAGGCGGCCATGGCACAGGCCCGGGAGTTGCAGGCCCGGCTGACCAAGCCGGCCGGCTCGCTCGGGGCCCTGGAGGAGCTGTCGGTACGCCTGGCCGGCCTGGCCGGGACCTGCCCGCCGCCGCTGGCCGCCCCCGCGGCGGTAGCGGTGTTCGCCGGCGACCACGGCGTGCACGCCCAGGGGGTGACCCCGTGGCCGCAGGAGGTGACCGCCCAGATGGTGGCCAACTTCCTCGCCGGCGGCGCGGTGGTCAACGCGCTGGCCCGGCAGGCCGGGGCCGCGGTCCGGGTGGTCGACGTCGGGGTGGCCACGCCGCTGGCCGACGCCGGGGAGCCGGTCACGGCCAACTCCGCCGCGCCGGACCCCGCCGTGCCGGACCCTGCCGCGCCGGACCCTGCCGCGCCGGACCCTGCCGCGCCGGACCCTGCCGTGCCGGACCCGATCGTGGCCGATCCGGTCGCGCCAGGTCCGTCTCTGGCCGATCCGGTCGCGCCGGCCCGCTTCGTGCCGGCCCGGGTGCGGGCCGGGACCCGGGACATGACCACCGGGGCGGCGCTGACCCGGGACGAGGTGCTGGCCGCGGTGGCGGCCGGCGCCGCGACGGCCACGGAGCTTGTCGACGCGGGGGTGGCGGTCCTGCTCACCGGCGACATGGGCATCGCCAACACGACCCCGGCGGCCGCGCTGATCGCCGCCTTCACCGGGACCGGCGCGGCCGAGGTGACCGGCCGGGGCACCGGGGTCGACGACCCGACGTACCGGCGCAAGGTCGCGGTGGTCGACGCCGCGCTGGCCCGGCACCGGCCCGACCCGGCCGACCCGCTGGGCGTGCTCGCCGCCTTCGGCGGGCTGGAACACGCGGCGTTGACCGGCTTCATCCTGGCCGGCGCCGCGCGCCGGACGCCGGTCATCCTGGACGGCGTGAGCACGGTGGCGGCCGCGCTGGCCGCCGTGTCGCTGGCGCCGCAGAGCCGGGCCGCGCTGGTCGCCGGCCACCGGTCGGTGGAGCCGGGCGCCACGATCGGGTTGCGGCAGCTACGGCTCGACCCGCTGATCGACCTCGGGATGCGGCTCGGGGAGGGCTCCGGGGCGCTGCTCGCGCTGCCGGTACTGGCCGGCGCCGTCCGGGTACTGCGCGAGGTGGCGACGTTCGACGCGGCGGGGGTGTCCGAGAAGTGA
- the cobC gene encoding Rv2231c family pyridoxal phosphate-dependent protein CobC gives MPDPDLGHHGDAEATPGLVDLAVNVRRAPPPEWLAGPVAAALGELARYPDPAPARAAVAARHRRPPDQVLLTAGAAEAFVLLARALAGVRRPVVVHPQFTEPEAALRAAGHRVDRVLLPAGTGFRLDPALVPADADLVLLGNPTNPTSVLHPAADIAALARPGRVLVVDEAFQDSTTAPGLPGEPESLAHRTDLPGLVVIRSLTKTWGLAGLRVGYLLAPADLVDRLAAVQPLWAVSTPALAAARACASPVAVAAEREIAAALAADRRHLVDRLAGLPGVRVEGVPAASFVLVHLAGADRVRLALRERGWAVRRGDTFPGLGADWFRVAVRDTATTDAFVTVLADLIGPGRATH, from the coding sequence ATGCCCGATCCCGACCTCGGCCACCACGGCGACGCCGAGGCGACCCCGGGGCTGGTCGACCTGGCCGTCAACGTGCGGCGGGCGCCCCCACCGGAGTGGCTGGCCGGGCCGGTCGCCGCGGCCCTGGGCGAGCTGGCCCGCTACCCCGATCCGGCGCCGGCCCGGGCCGCCGTGGCCGCCCGGCACCGCCGGCCGCCGGACCAGGTGCTGCTCACCGCCGGTGCGGCCGAGGCGTTCGTGCTGCTCGCCCGGGCGCTGGCCGGGGTACGCCGGCCGGTCGTGGTGCATCCGCAGTTCACCGAGCCGGAGGCCGCGCTGCGCGCCGCCGGACACCGGGTGGACCGGGTGCTGCTGCCGGCCGGGACCGGTTTCCGGCTGGACCCCGCGCTGGTGCCGGCCGACGCCGATCTCGTGCTGCTGGGCAACCCGACCAATCCCACCTCGGTGCTGCATCCCGCTGCCGACATCGCCGCGCTGGCCCGCCCGGGGCGGGTGCTGGTGGTGGACGAGGCGTTCCAGGACAGCACCACGGCGCCCGGCCTGCCCGGGGAACCGGAGTCGCTGGCGCACCGCACCGACCTGCCGGGCCTCGTGGTGATCCGCAGCCTGACCAAGACCTGGGGGCTGGCCGGGCTGCGGGTCGGATACCTGCTGGCCCCGGCCGACCTGGTGGACCGGCTGGCCGCGGTGCAACCGCTGTGGGCGGTCTCCACCCCGGCCCTGGCCGCCGCGCGGGCCTGCGCGAGCCCGGTCGCGGTGGCGGCCGAGCGCGAGATCGCCGCCGCGCTGGCGGCCGACCGGCGGCACCTGGTCGACCGGCTGGCCGGGCTGCCCGGGGTACGCGTCGAAGGCGTACCGGCCGCCTCGTTCGTCCTCGTGCACCTCGCCGGTGCCGACCGGGTGCGGCTCGCCCTGCGCGAGCGCGGCTGGGCGGTCCGGCGCGGCGACACGTTCCCCGGGCTGGGCGCCGACTGGTTCCGGGTGGCGGTGCGGGACACTGCCACCACCGACGCGTTCGTCACCGTGCTCGCGGACCTCATCGGTCCTGGCCGGGCGACACACTGA
- a CDS encoding transglycosylase domain-containing protein, whose amino-acid sequence MTQPDPSSSSRLAPVLRAGLIAGVALAAIAFPLVGAGGLGAKAFSNAVSDHPQDLRQVHPAQTTYVYAADGRTLLTMFYEEHRKYVPINQISPYMQQAIVAAEDSRFYQHHGVDAKGVVRAFVANQQAGGVSQGASTLTMQYVRMALRDGAQTPKEALEATQQTSVRKVREMEMAVEVEKEMTKSEILERYLNSAYFGHRAYGIYAAAEIFFSKRPADLTPLEAATLAGLVKAPSEYDPASSDQKEATDRRNYVVERMRVMGYVSAQDAAAYKTQPITLRLTTPPNDCVSIDKQYNSWGFFCDYLKAWWGQQPAFGDNYYEREDKLRRGGYNIVTSIDPRVQKIAEEQVASRESTGSPFAHGVVVVEPGTGRVKAMAVNRIYSLDQSQNSPNSNAALRGKVPGNYPNTVVPLLGGGDLPGYQAGSTFKMFTMLAALNAGIPLSASFNAPYKITSIYPDGSGGPTDCGGLWCPSNASGAMTGNQTMWSGFGKSVNTYFVWLEQKVGVDKVVEMAEKLGLKWRTDIDKTLASPMKRRLWGSFTLGVSDVTPLEMAGAYAAVAADGRYCEPLPVLSVSNPDGTPATYQTADGTTVPVAKGRCQQVFSPDVARAATDAARCPTGDKPARGGCGGWSTADSVRGTVGRPVAGKTGTTDSTRSAWFVGYTPELAAASFISDPDNPNNAVGDGQSNKPVDTVANTLKGALKDQPVRQFSAPSDAMVGS is encoded by the coding sequence ATGACGCAGCCCGACCCCTCCTCCTCGTCCCGCCTGGCCCCCGTCCTGCGCGCCGGCCTGATCGCCGGGGTCGCCCTCGCCGCGATCGCCTTCCCGCTGGTGGGCGCCGGTGGGCTCGGCGCGAAGGCGTTCTCGAACGCCGTCAGCGACCATCCGCAGGACCTGCGGCAGGTGCACCCCGCGCAGACCACCTACGTGTACGCCGCCGACGGCAGGACGCTGCTCACGATGTTCTACGAGGAACACCGCAAGTACGTGCCGATCAACCAGATCTCCCCGTACATGCAGCAGGCCATCGTGGCCGCCGAGGACTCCCGCTTCTACCAGCACCACGGCGTCGACGCCAAGGGCGTCGTCCGGGCCTTCGTGGCCAACCAGCAGGCCGGCGGGGTCTCCCAGGGCGCCTCCACGCTGACCATGCAGTACGTCCGGATGGCGCTGCGGGACGGCGCGCAGACCCCGAAGGAGGCGCTGGAGGCCACCCAGCAGACCAGCGTGCGCAAGGTGCGCGAGATGGAGATGGCGGTCGAGGTCGAGAAGGAGATGACCAAGTCGGAGATCCTGGAGCGGTACCTCAACTCCGCGTACTTCGGCCACCGGGCGTACGGCATCTACGCCGCCGCGGAGATCTTCTTCTCGAAGCGCCCGGCCGACCTCACCCCGCTGGAGGCGGCCACCCTCGCCGGCCTGGTCAAGGCGCCCAGCGAGTACGACCCGGCCAGCTCGGACCAGAAGGAGGCCACCGACCGGCGCAACTACGTGGTCGAGCGGATGCGGGTGATGGGATACGTGTCGGCGCAGGACGCCGCGGCGTACAAGACGCAGCCCATCACGCTGCGGCTGACCACCCCGCCGAACGACTGCGTCTCGATCGACAAGCAGTACAACAGCTGGGGCTTCTTCTGCGACTACCTCAAGGCGTGGTGGGGGCAGCAGCCGGCGTTCGGTGACAACTACTACGAGCGCGAGGACAAGCTGCGGCGCGGCGGCTACAACATCGTGACAAGCATCGACCCCCGGGTGCAGAAGATCGCCGAGGAACAGGTGGCGTCCCGGGAGTCCACCGGCAGCCCGTTCGCGCACGGCGTCGTGGTGGTGGAGCCGGGCACCGGCCGGGTCAAGGCCATGGCGGTCAACCGGATCTACTCCCTCGACCAGAGCCAGAACAGCCCGAACTCCAACGCGGCCCTGCGCGGCAAGGTCCCGGGCAACTACCCGAACACGGTCGTACCGCTGCTCGGCGGCGGCGACCTGCCCGGGTACCAGGCCGGCTCCACGTTCAAGATGTTCACCATGCTCGCCGCGCTGAACGCCGGCATACCGCTGAGCGCGTCCTTCAACGCGCCGTACAAGATCACGAGCATCTACCCGGACGGCAGCGGCGGGCCGACCGACTGCGGCGGGCTCTGGTGCCCGTCCAACGCCAGCGGCGCGATGACCGGCAACCAGACCATGTGGTCCGGCTTCGGCAAGTCGGTGAACACGTACTTCGTCTGGCTGGAGCAGAAGGTCGGGGTGGACAAGGTCGTGGAGATGGCAGAGAAGCTCGGCCTGAAGTGGCGTACCGACATCGACAAGACGCTCGCCTCCCCGATGAAGCGCCGGCTGTGGGGCTCGTTCACCCTGGGCGTCTCGGACGTCACGCCGCTGGAGATGGCCGGCGCGTACGCGGCGGTCGCCGCCGACGGCCGGTACTGCGAGCCGCTGCCGGTGCTGTCGGTGAGCAACCCGGACGGTACGCCGGCCACCTACCAGACCGCCGACGGCACCACCGTGCCGGTCGCCAAGGGCCGGTGCCAGCAGGTGTTCAGCCCGGACGTGGCCCGCGCCGCCACCGATGCGGCCCGCTGCCCGACCGGCGACAAGCCGGCCCGGGGCGGCTGCGGCGGCTGGTCCACGGCCGACAGCGTGCGCGGCACGGTCGGCCGCCCGGTGGCCGGCAAGACCGGTACGACCGACAGCACCCGGTCGGCCTGGTTCGTCGGCTACACGCCCGAACTGGCCGCCGCGAGCTTCATCTCCGATCCGGACAACCCGAACAACGCGGTCGGCGATGGTCAGTCGAACAAACCGGTTGATACCGTCGCCAACACCCTGAAGGGCGCGCTGAAGGACCAACCCGTCCGCCAGTTCTCCGCACCCTCCGACGCCATGGTGGGCAGTTGA